GTTTGGCAAGCCCACGGTCATCAACAATGTTGAGACGCTGGCGAATCTGGCGCTCATTTTGGATCGGGGCGCCGATTGGTACGCCGCGATGGGAACCCAGGGCAGCAAGGGGACGAAGGTATTCGCGCTGTCGGGCATGGTCAGGCGGACCGGGCTGGTGGAAATCCCCATGGGCACGCCGTTGCGGGAGGTTGTCTTCGACATCGGAGGGGGCATTCCCAACCACAAGCGCTGTAAGGCGGTGCAGATTGGCGGTCCTTCAGGCGGGTGCGTGCCTGAGTCGCACCTGGACATTCCGACGGACTACGAAGCGTTGAAGAATTTTGGCACCATCATGGGCTCAGGGGGACTGGTGGTCGTCGATGAGTCTACGTGCATGGTCGATTTCGCCAAGTTTTTCATGGAATTCATTCAGAGCGAGAGTTGTGGAAAGTGTATTCCTTGTCGGGAAGGCACGCGCCGCATGCTTGAAATTCTCGAGGCGGTGACGCGACCTCGGCATAAAGAAGAGGACTTGGACGCCCTTCTGCGTATGCAGGGGATCATGCATCTCCAGAAGCTGGGTGAAACCATCAAGGCGACCAGCTTGTGCGGGCTCGGCCAGACGGCTGCGAATCCCGTACTGAGCACGCTCAAATGGTTCCGGGACGAGTATGAAGCCCATGTCTACGAGCGCCGCTGCCCATCGGGATCGTGCAAAGAGCTGGTCGGTGCACCGTGTCAGAGCGGATGTCCTGCTGGGACGGAGGTGTGGCGCTACGTGGCGCACATCGCTCGCGGAGAGTATGTCGAGGCCTACCGGACCATCCGGGAAGCCAATCCTTTCCCGTCCGCATGCGCGCGTGTTTGTGACCATCCGTGTGAATCCGTGTGCCGTGCGGGCGCCACGGGAGGACAGCCGATATCCATCCGGGCGCTCAAGCGTTTTGTGGTGGATACGGTGGATCCTGCCGACGGGAGATCAATCCCGGCAGTTCGATCTGACGCCGCCCGGATTGCCATCATCGGAGCCGGGCCGGCGGGCCTGACCGCGGCAAACTCCCTCTCACTGCTCGGGCATTATGTGACGGTGTTTGAACGCGAAGCGCATGCGGGGGGGATGTTAACGTCGGCGATTCCGGCTTATCGTTTGCCTCGCGAGGTGCTCAACAAAGAGATTGCAGCCTTAATGAATGATCACATCGAGATGCGCTATGGCCAGGCCCTGGGACGCGATTTCACCCTCGACAAGCTGTTTGAAGACGGTTTCAAGGCTGTCTTTGTGGCGACCGGTTCTCATCGCAGCAAGAAACTTGGATTGCCGGGTGAGGAAGCCGCGGGGATTCTGCCGGGGATAGGATTCCTCAAGGCGTACAACTTGCAGAACAAGTCGCTGGCCCAGGGACACGTGGGGATCGTCGGCGGTGGAAATTCCGCCATTGATGCGGCTCGTGCGGCCATCCGTCAATCGGGGGTGGAAAGCGTCACGGTCTACTATCGCCGGTCGCGTCAGGAAATGCCCGCCTATCCCTATGAGATCGAGAGCGGCATCGAGGAAGGCATCGTGATCGAGGAATTGGTGGCCCCCGTGGCCGTTCACACCAAGGACGGGCGTTTGACGGGCATGCGGTTCGTTCGCAACAAGCTCGGTGAACGCGACGATTCGGGCCGTCAGAGCCCGGTGGCTGTCCCGGGCACTGAATTCGATGTCAAGCTCGACACCCTGATCGTTGCGATCAGCGAGGAGCCGGAAAGGGCCGGACTCGAGGGGGTGGGCAAGTCTTCCCGGGGACCGGTTGCCATCAACACCGAGTCGTACACCACGGACCGGCCGGGGGTGTTCGCCGGCGGAGACATTGTGAGCGGTCCCAACACGGTGATTGCCGCCATCGCTGCAGGCAAACACGCGGCAACGATGATCGACCGCTATGTGACCGGCAAAGTGATGAAGGTAATTCTCAAGGTGAAGCTGCCCACGGTGTACGTGGAGCCGGTCGGCACCGGCGATGATGACGGCGCTGAGATTTTTCGGCTGGAGGTCCCCATGCGGCCCGTGGCTCAGCGCAAGAGATGCTTTGCTGAAGTGGAGATGTGTCCAGCCGAAAAAGACGTGTTGGTGGAAGCACGCCGCTGTTTGCGCTGCGACCTGGACTTTACTCAGCCGAATTGACCCCGGCCCCCGGCTGCGCGTTGGCCGGCAACTCCGGGCGCACAAAACCTGAACTGCACGCAACGAAGCGGTAACGACCGAGGTGACTATGATCGAATTGGAAGTGGATGGTCGAAAGATTGAAGCCAAAGAAGGAGAAACCATTCTCTCGGCTTTAAAGCGGGAAGGAATCCAGGTCCCCACCCTGTGCCATCTGGAAGGGTTGACGCCCAGCGGGGCCTGCCGCCTCTGTGTTGTCGAGCTGGAGGGAATGCCCAACTTCGTGCCCGCGTGTTCATATCCGGTGGCGGCAGGAGCGCGGATTCGGACGCGCAGCCCGAAGGTGCTGGAGGCGCGCCGCATGATCGTCGAACTGCTGCTGGGCAATCATCCGGACGACTGCCTTTACTGCGCCCGGAGTGGAAAATGCGATCTGCAGCGGTTGTCTCAGACCCTGGGCATCCAGCAACGGGTGTATCGCGGCAAGCGGATTGTCCGGGAGAAGGATGTTTCCAGTCCTTCGATTGTGCGCGACCCCGAGAAATGCATTCTCTGTGGTCGATGCGTCCGGGTCTGCGAGGAGATTCAGGGCGTTTCAGCGATCGATTTTGTGGGCCGGGGTTGCAAGACGTTTATCGGAACCGCATTCGAGCAAGGGCTGAATCTTTCCAGCTGCGTCAACTGTGGGCAGTGCATCCTGGCTTGCCCGACGGGCGCCTTGACGGAGCATTCCAGTGTACGCGAGGTCATTTCAGCCATTACCGACCCGAACCGGCTGGTGGT
This genomic stretch from Terriglobia bacterium harbors:
- a CDS encoding FAD-dependent oxidoreductase, with the translated sequence MSANSGDVTMNAPGKCWTDFTELSNDLMGALNAAPFADACAKGPQELAATLSALRREVVSSPVIFVGAGTCGLGAGAGKTLASIREFLGQSKLTAEVVEVGCNGMCSDEPIVDIQLPGRPRVSFGGVTAEKVRHLLGAMLKEGRVPMEPVLGQYRAASTQPWEGVPFLDEHPFLKRQVRVVLASSGIIDPGNIAEYIARGGYSAAAKVLRMQTPDQVCDLVERSGLRGRGGGGFPTGKKWKFARGAAADQKYLICNADEGDPGAFMDRAVCESDPHRLLEGILIAAYAIGATKAYIYIRAEYPLAVKRLTAAIAQARAHGLLGQDILKSGVDLDIRLKMGAGAFVCGEETALIHSIEGKRGMPRPRPPFPAVQGLFGKPTVINNVETLANLALILDRGADWYAAMGTQGSKGTKVFALSGMVRRTGLVEIPMGTPLREVVFDIGGGIPNHKRCKAVQIGGPSGGCVPESHLDIPTDYEALKNFGTIMGSGGLVVVDESTCMVDFAKFFMEFIQSESCGKCIPCREGTRRMLEILEAVTRPRHKEEDLDALLRMQGIMHLQKLGETIKATSLCGLGQTAANPVLSTLKWFRDEYEAHVYERRCPSGSCKELVGAPCQSGCPAGTEVWRYVAHIARGEYVEAYRTIREANPFPSACARVCDHPCESVCRAGATGGQPISIRALKRFVVDTVDPADGRSIPAVRSDAARIAIIGAGPAGLTAANSLSLLGHYVTVFEREAHAGGMLTSAIPAYRLPREVLNKEIAALMNDHIEMRYGQALGRDFTLDKLFEDGFKAVFVATGSHRSKKLGLPGEEAAGILPGIGFLKAYNLQNKSLAQGHVGIVGGGNSAIDAARAAIRQSGVESVTVYYRRSRQEMPAYPYEIESGIEEGIVIEELVAPVAVHTKDGRLTGMRFVRNKLGERDDSGRQSPVAVPGTEFDVKLDTLIVAISEEPERAGLEGVGKSSRGPVAINTESYTTDRPGVFAGGDIVSGPNTVIAAIAAGKHAATMIDRYVTGKVMKVILKVKLPTVYVEPVGTGDDDGAEIFRLEVPMRPVAQRKRCFAEVEMCPAEKDVLVEARRCLRCDLDFTQPN